Below is a window of Gemmatimonadaceae bacterium DNA.
AGCGGGGGCTTCCCATCGTCACCGGCACAGCGCGCGAAACGAGATCGCTCATCTCTCAGGTTACACCAGTCTGGTGCGTTCGCCCAGGCAAAGCGCGTACAAGGGAGTCAACGACGTGCAAGACGGCGCGAGTTGTCGTGCCTAGCATAAAGTGCGAGTCGACCGGCGCACAAGCATCCGCGCGCCGATCGGCGTGTCGAGCCGTCCTTTGGAGCGGAGAGATCTGATGCGGATTTCGTTTTCGGTCATGATTGCGGGCATCGCGTTGTCAGCCCTTGCTTGCGATTCCCCATTTCAACCCGCCGCCCGCGCGGCGAACGTTCTGCCTGGAACGTCGCTCTCAGCGGCGTCAAATGACGTCGTGGCGTTGGCGACGGGCGGCGGCCACTATCTGCTCGCCGCGACATACGACGCGAGGTTCGCCTTCAGCGCGAGTGCTAAGGCAGACGGTAGTGCAAGCGGCGAGTTCCATCAGTTTGTGCAGTTCGAAACGGGCACGTTCGACGTCACCGGTGAGGTCACCTGTCTCACGGTCGACCCTGCAAACGGGCGCGCGTGGATTGGTGGCAAGGTCAAGGAGAACCGCTCGACCGATCCTGACTACATCGTTCCAATCACAGCGCCGGGACAAGACGTTTGGTTCCGTGTCTTGGATGCTGGCGAGGGCGGCGCGTCCGTGGACCGCACCACCTTCTACGGCTTTGTCGGATCATTCGCGTCGTCCGCCGAATACTGCGCTGCACAATCGTGGCCAGCGGATAACGCGCGCACGTATCCAGTGACCGCCGGTAACATTCAGGTTCGATAAACATCGCGGTGCGCTTCGGAAGGATGCGAATTACTCCTTCAGAATCGCCTTCACTCGTGGATCACCGCGGACCGAGTCGAGCGCCGGATCCAATCGGGCAAACCGCAGGGCAACATTTCCCTCGTCTCGCGCTTTCATCAACCACGCGACGGCCGATCGAGGGCGGCCAAGTTTCGCCGCCAGGGTGGCCGCTTCGATGCTCCGAAGGCGGCGATTTGGTAGCGGTCGTTCGAGAATGCTCAATCGTTGCTGGAGCACACTCGACCAATTTCCCGTGGCGTACGCGCGCTCCATGGCGTGCACACCCTTCTCGCCATCACCTTCGTCACGTGTGATGCGCTGCAGAGCGTCGATTGCCTCTTTCCTCCTGCCGAGCGCCTCATTCACACGCCACAGCAAGTGATGCATCGGCTCGTAGGATGGGTCGATCGTCGCGACTCTCTGGAGCTCGGCAAGAGCATGCGTGTAGTCGCGCGACCAGAATAGCATGGTGGCCAGATCCGTTCCGACGACTGCCGATTGTGGCGCCACCGATCGCGCCTCGCTCAGTTGAGTCACCGCCTCCTGCACCTCTCCGTGCGCGGCAAGGTCGAATGCGAGCCAGTCCCGCGCGGCGACGTAGGATCCGTCCAACTCGATCGCGCGCCGGTATTCAGCCTGTGCGCGCAGGTCGTGACCGACCAATTGCTCGACGTTGCCTAACGAAGCGTGTGCCGCGGCACTGTTCGGATCGAGAGCCACCGCGCGTTCCGCCGACCGGCGCGCGCGCTGGAGCTCCTCCGCCGAGGGTGACAGGCCATACCAGGCGAGCATCGCATACGTGTCGGCGATACCGCTATAGCCTTCGGCAAGTGTGCTGTCTTGGCGAACGGCCTCAGTAAAGTCTGACAACGCGGCCCTCAGCCCTTCCGGCGTTCGCTCATTCCATTCTGTTCGGCCCTTTTTGTAGAAGCGGTCGGCGGTCGCCCGTCGCTCATCACCCAGCTCTTTGCCAAGGGCCCGCCACGGATTGCGAAGGCTCGGAGATCCTCCGAGCAGGATCAGCATTCCCGCCGCCGCCAGAGTCACCAAAGCTCCGACGACGCGCGTTCGCACACTGCGCCGCGCTAGTGGAGATCGCCCTGAAGCGCGAACCCTCTCTGCTGACAGCGCGGTGACCGTTGCTGAAGAGCGAGCACGCGCGGCTGGGCGAATCGAACGAACCTCGAGCGATTGCATGAGTCGGAGCGTGCTTGGCGACGGCTCGACATCGAGATCAGCGCGCATTGCGCGCGCGAATGCATCGCACACTTCTCTCGCGCTCGCCTGATCTCCCGCCCTGCCGAGCAACTCCACGACCCTCTGCAGTGCGCCTTCATCGTAAGGCGTCAGGTCGAGCAGCCGCCGAGCATAGGAGATTGCCGTTTCCATGTCACCCGCTCGTTCGCGGCTGAGCGCCAGTTTCCACACAATCTGCGCGGCATCACGGCCAAGGCGATTTCGTTTTCGATCCAGCCATCGCTCGAACTCTGGTAGTCGAGCGACGACAAATCCTGGGAGAAAGCCGCCGCGATAGCATCGCTCGGCGGTCTCGAGATCCCCTGAGCGCATGGCCCGATAGAATGCGAACACGTCGCAGAGGATGACGTCCTGTTCGATTGCGACCTGCGCTCGACCGATCGACTCGATGCCCTGCCCGCCAAGGCCCGTGCGCAGAACATGCAGCGTCTGATTCAGCGAATGACGCGCGTGGCCATCGTCCTGCTCGGGCCAAAACATCGCCTGGAGCATACTGCGTTCGCGCGATGAGCCGCGGGAGCTCCCGGCGATGTACGCGAGAATCGCAATCTTCTTTGGTTGGCCGAGGAGCGTCCGGATTCGCTGCCCGTCGCCGGAGCGGAGGTCGATGCCTCCAAGAGTTGTGAACTCTATCAAATGCGTCAAATCCCCGTCGTCGGTACCCAGAAATGACCGCTAGATGATCGCGACGTGAGCGATCGCTCCTATGATGACGACACGCGCGCGGTCAGTCCAGCAGTCGCCCGATCGGGTACGCCGCGCCCAAAGGCCACATTCCCCCCAGGAGGCTTCATGCACTCGATAGACAAGCGACATCTGCCGCTGATCTTCTTCATTGTGCTCGCCGGATGCAGCGGAGACACTCAGATGACGGCTGCCCGGCTAGCTCCGACGCGTGCCAATGCCGACTTCACCAACAATTTCGTCGATCACTCGCCGATTATCGTGCGCGTAGCCGGGATCGAAGTGCGTGTCATCACCGTGGACGCCGACCAGGGGATCCTGGCGATTCATGGCCCGGTGGACAATCTGCCGGTGTGCACCGACGCAAGCACACGCGACGCCGTCGACGGCCAGGCGGTACATACTCCCTCAGTTGCCCAGGGTAGTCGGCTCCTGCTCAAGGCGGCAGACACGCACGTTGCGATCTATGCGGGTACGGACATCTCCGCGCTCTTTCCCTTTGATCCGTCCAAGTTCTGTCCATTCATTCAAAACACGCCGACGCTCTACGAAGGAATTGTGAAGTACAGTGTGAATTTGGGCAGCGCGTCAACGTCGTTTCGTTGGGAGGGCGACGTCACGCGGTCGAGCGATGGATTGGTCTTCCACTACGTCGAAGATCAGCACACGGTCGCTCCCGGTGGCGTGGGCGGTGGCGCGTCCAGGGGGACTATCAAAATCCAGGGAATGGGCCAGTAGGCATCCGACGAGCATCTTATTTCGTGATCCCTCATCACCATACTCTTTCTCCTGGCTTCCAGTAGAAGGGGGCGATGACGGAGGTTCACAACGCGCAATCGGATGTGTTGCGAGGGACGCTCGACCTTCTCGTGCTCAAGACCGTGGCACTCGAGCCAATGCACGGCTGGGGCATAAGCCAGCGCATCGAGGTGCTCTCCCGCGGCACGCTGGCCGCGAACCATGGTTCTCTCTACCTCGCCTTTCAGCGGCTCGAGCAGAAGGGATGGATCAAGAGCGAATGGCGAACGACGGACAACAACCGGCGCGCCAAGTACTATC
It encodes the following:
- a CDS encoding BTAD domain-containing putative transcriptional regulator codes for the protein MTHLIEFTTLGGIDLRSGDGQRIRTLLGQPKKIAILAYIAGSSRGSSRERSMLQAMFWPEQDDGHARHSLNQTLHVLRTGLGGQGIESIGRAQVAIEQDVILCDVFAFYRAMRSGDLETAERCYRGGFLPGFVVARLPEFERWLDRKRNRLGRDAAQIVWKLALSRERAGDMETAISYARRLLDLTPYDEGALQRVVELLGRAGDQASAREVCDAFARAMRADLDVEPSPSTLRLMQSLEVRSIRPAARARSSATVTALSAERVRASGRSPLARRSVRTRVVGALVTLAAAGMLILLGGSPSLRNPWRALGKELGDERRATADRFYKKGRTEWNERTPEGLRAALSDFTEAVRQDSTLAEGYSGIADTYAMLAWYGLSPSAEELQRARRSAERAVALDPNSAAAHASLGNVEQLVGHDLRAQAEYRRAIELDGSYVAARDWLAFDLAAHGEVQEAVTQLSEARSVAPQSAVVGTDLATMLFWSRDYTHALAELQRVATIDPSYEPMHHLLWRVNEALGRRKEAIDALQRITRDEGDGEKGVHAMERAYATGNWSSVLQQRLSILERPLPNRRLRSIEAATLAAKLGRPRSAVAWLMKARDEGNVALRFARLDPALDSVRGDPRVKAILKE
- a CDS encoding PadR family transcriptional regulator: MTEVHNAQSDVLRGTLDLLVLKTVALEPMHGWGISQRIEVLSRGTLAANHGSLYLAFQRLEQKGWIKSEWRTTDNNRRAKYYRITVPGRRALGEETDSWRRYAAAVEWILRAV